The Kroppenstedtia pulmonis genome has a segment encoding these proteins:
- a CDS encoding SDR family oxidoreductase has product MKLQGKTAVITGASSGIGKATALMLAREGAQVVLAARREQRLKDLADQIHSQTPGRALAIATDVTDRNSVQEMVQQAETAFGRVNILINNAGVMLLSFIKNNNVKEWEQMVDVNIKGVLFGIHAVLPGMMKQGAGHIINISSVSGHEVSPASSVYSATKYAVRALSMGMEKELSRLGIRITNLSPGAVATELTDHITDEEVRKLFAKSPIKALESQDIADAIHYVLTQPDHVNVNEVIVRPTNKKN; this is encoded by the coding sequence ATGAAACTACAGGGGAAAACGGCTGTGATCACCGGTGCCAGCAGTGGGATCGGAAAAGCGACGGCGTTGATGTTGGCCCGAGAGGGGGCACAGGTGGTCTTGGCGGCACGACGGGAGCAACGGTTGAAGGATTTGGCGGATCAAATTCACAGTCAAACACCTGGACGGGCATTGGCTATTGCCACTGATGTTACCGACAGGAATTCTGTGCAAGAGATGGTTCAACAGGCGGAAACAGCCTTCGGCCGTGTGAATATCCTGATCAACAATGCCGGTGTCATGCTTCTTTCATTTATAAAAAACAATAACGTAAAAGAATGGGAGCAAATGGTGGATGTGAACATTAAAGGTGTATTGTTTGGGATTCACGCTGTACTGCCGGGTATGATGAAACAGGGAGCAGGCCACATCATCAATATCTCTTCCGTCTCCGGGCATGAAGTATCACCGGCATCCAGTGTTTACAGTGCCACCAAATACGCAGTTCGGGCATTATCCATGGGCATGGAGAAAGAGTTGTCCCGATTGGGAATAAGGATCACCAATCTGTCCCCAGGCGCAGTAGCCACTGAGCTGACTGATCATATTACAGATGAAGAGGTACGCAAGCTTTTTGCCAAATCTCCAATAAAAGCCTTGGAATCACAAGATATAGCCGATGCGATCCATTATGTATTGACACAACCTGATCATGTTAATGTGAATGAAGTGATCGTTCGTCCCACCAATAAAAAAAATTAA
- the proB gene encoding glutamate 5-kinase: MISSTVIVKIGTSSLTNSQGKLDERRLRHHVNSLNRLHHRGYRVVLVSSGAIAAGFHELGLSERPRTLEGKQAAAALGQGVLVQHYREAFALEGKACAQVLLTRSDFDHRKRYLNALRTLNFLLDREVVPIINENDSVAVEEIRWGDNDTLASLVAGLLQAQWLLLITNTEGVYTDNPLRNPHATQIRYLDQVDDSLIQRLDHSKSDLGSGGMRSKLVAAKQAAEAGVKVYIGTEHSSVGWMEEVVEGNGKGTYIDSKTKQVSRKEQWISHSTSQGQLWIDSGAEKALLLKGSSLLPCGVVEVTGCFQPGELVEVSDMQGRIIGRGVSRYSAVLLNQVKGWQSKKVQSFYPSTPEEVIHRDDWVGVSVKHKVLRKGREK, encoded by the coding sequence CTTGACGAATTCTCAGGGAAAGCTGGATGAAAGGAGGTTGCGACATCATGTAAACTCCCTCAACCGGCTTCACCACAGGGGATATCGGGTTGTATTGGTATCCTCCGGGGCGATTGCCGCGGGCTTTCATGAGTTGGGATTGTCAGAACGTCCACGAACCCTGGAGGGTAAACAGGCGGCGGCGGCTCTGGGGCAGGGGGTTTTGGTGCAACATTACCGGGAGGCCTTTGCGCTGGAAGGAAAGGCTTGTGCCCAGGTATTGCTGACGCGAAGCGATTTTGATCACCGCAAACGGTATCTCAATGCCCTTCGCACCCTGAATTTTCTTTTGGATCGAGAGGTTGTTCCCATTATTAATGAAAATGACTCTGTAGCAGTGGAGGAGATACGTTGGGGAGACAATGACACTTTAGCTTCCTTGGTGGCTGGATTGTTGCAGGCCCAGTGGCTTTTGTTGATTACCAATACGGAAGGGGTGTACACCGATAATCCCCTTCGAAATCCCCATGCCACTCAAATTCGGTATTTGGATCAAGTGGATGATTCTTTGATTCAACGATTGGATCATAGTAAAAGTGATTTGGGCAGTGGGGGAATGCGCTCCAAGCTGGTGGCGGCAAAGCAAGCTGCGGAGGCCGGTGTCAAGGTCTATATCGGAACAGAACACTCCTCAGTGGGTTGGATGGAGGAGGTGGTGGAGGGAAATGGAAAGGGAACTTACATCGACTCCAAGACAAAACAGGTAAGCCGAAAAGAGCAATGGATTAGCCATTCCACTTCCCAAGGACAATTGTGGATTGATTCAGGGGCTGAGAAAGCATTACTTCTTAAAGGGAGCAGTCTTCTTCCTTGTGGGGTGGTGGAAGTAACAGGGTGCTTTCAACCTGGGGAACTGGTGGAGGTCTCTGATATGCAAGGCAGGATCATTGGACGGGGGGTGTCCCGCTATTCCGCGGTGTTATTGAATCAGGTGAAAGGATGGCAGTCGAAAAAGGTACAATCTTTTTATCCTTCCACGCCAGAGGAAGTGATCCACCGAGACGATTGGGTGGGCGTTTCCGTTAAACACAAAGTGTTGAGAAAGGGGAGAGAGAAGTGA
- a CDS encoding vitamin B12-dependent ribonucleotide reductase: MKIQRYYTKKGQDPFESVEYVKKDSRITNPDGSVVFEMKDAEIPASWSQVAADIMISKYFRKAGVPQFDDEGNPVLDEEGNQVTGPETSAKQVIHRLAGCWREWGEENGYFHTKEDAQAFYDELVYMLLHQMAAPNSPQWFNTGLAYAYGIKGKPQGHYYVDPKTEELKKGEDAYSRPQPHACFIQSVEDDLVNEGGIMDLWVREARLFKYGSGTGTNFSNIRGKGESLSGGGTSSGLLSFLKIGDRAAGAIKSGGTTRRAAKMVCLDLDHPDVEEFIHWKSNEEKKVRALIEAGYDPSFNGEAYETISGQNSNNSVRAPHEFFKILEENGAWKLKNRTDGRVSKTIPAKELWRQIGQSAWECADPGLQYDGTINEWHTSPAGMDGQLGARHNRINASNPCSEYMFLDNTACNLASLNLLKFFDPETCLFDIPGLKHASRLWTIVLEISVLMAQYPSKAIAQLSYEYRTLGLGYANIGTVLMISGIPYDSKEGLAITGAVTAIMTGTAYTTSAEMAKELGPFKGYKTNREHMLRVIRNHRRAAYNVPDEEYEGLTITPMGIHPTQCPPDLLKAARLSWDEALTLGEKYGYRNAQTTLLAPTGTIGLLMDCDTTGVEPDFALVKFKKLAGGGYFKIANQSIRPALKNLGYAPRDIEEILSYVTGTLTLEDAPHINRKTLKEKRFTDEDLRKVEEALPTVFELPFAFNSWTLGEECMKRLGIEPEEYTAPDFNLLQTLGFTKTQISEANEIICGRMTTEGAPHLKKEHYPVFDTANPCGKIGKRYIHYMGHLRMMAAAQPFLSGAISKTINMPHESTVEDIQHAYQQGWELGLKAVALYRDGSKSSQPLNARGDEQEEEESLPTAESHSGESLAAVSQLKEMYAKGHVPSVRRRLPRKRTGITQEARVAGQKVFVRTGEYEDGSLGEIFIDMHKAGSTMRGMLDAFAVAVSLGLQYGVPLEKYINSMTFTRFEPAGTVTHPNIKMSTSVIDYVFRLLGMEYLGRTDFVQVPPGQEELRLYENRERYSASHESESQALQGATSEVNQGFQEVTGSTDTSRDNLEAIRASSGAPICVECGGMTKRNGSCYVCMDCGATTGCS, translated from the coding sequence GTGAAAATCCAGCGCTACTACACGAAAAAGGGACAAGATCCTTTCGAAAGTGTGGAGTATGTGAAAAAGGATAGCCGAATTACCAATCCTGACGGATCTGTTGTATTTGAAATGAAGGATGCGGAGATCCCGGCTTCCTGGTCGCAAGTGGCAGCCGATATCATGATTTCGAAGTACTTTCGTAAAGCCGGGGTACCCCAATTCGACGATGAGGGAAATCCTGTACTGGATGAAGAAGGTAACCAGGTAACCGGCCCGGAAACCAGTGCTAAACAGGTAATCCATCGCTTGGCTGGCTGTTGGAGAGAGTGGGGCGAGGAAAACGGCTATTTTCATACCAAGGAAGACGCTCAGGCTTTCTATGATGAGCTGGTATATATGTTACTTCATCAAATGGCGGCTCCCAATTCTCCTCAGTGGTTTAATACCGGGTTGGCATATGCATATGGCATCAAGGGAAAGCCTCAAGGACATTATTATGTGGATCCAAAGACAGAGGAGCTTAAAAAAGGTGAGGATGCATACAGTCGCCCTCAGCCCCACGCTTGTTTCATTCAGTCGGTGGAAGACGATTTAGTCAATGAAGGCGGTATTATGGATCTCTGGGTGCGGGAAGCCCGCCTGTTTAAGTATGGAAGTGGAACGGGAACTAACTTTTCCAATATCCGTGGCAAGGGTGAATCTCTTTCCGGAGGCGGTACCTCTTCCGGACTTCTCTCCTTCCTGAAAATCGGAGATCGGGCGGCGGGGGCCATTAAATCAGGTGGTACGACCCGACGGGCGGCAAAAATGGTTTGTCTGGATCTGGATCATCCAGATGTAGAAGAGTTTATTCACTGGAAATCCAATGAAGAAAAAAAGGTGCGAGCCCTGATTGAGGCTGGTTACGATCCTTCTTTCAATGGGGAAGCATATGAAACCATATCCGGACAAAACTCCAATAATTCGGTTCGGGCTCCCCATGAGTTCTTTAAGATACTAGAAGAAAATGGTGCCTGGAAGTTGAAAAACCGGACGGACGGGCGGGTGAGTAAAACAATTCCAGCTAAAGAATTGTGGCGTCAAATTGGTCAATCCGCCTGGGAGTGTGCAGATCCGGGTCTGCAATATGACGGAACCATCAATGAATGGCATACATCACCCGCCGGCATGGACGGTCAATTAGGAGCCCGTCATAACCGGATCAATGCTTCCAACCCCTGTTCGGAATATATGTTTTTGGACAATACAGCATGTAATTTGGCATCTTTAAACCTGTTGAAGTTTTTTGATCCGGAGACTTGCCTGTTTGACATTCCAGGCTTGAAGCATGCCTCTCGCCTATGGACCATTGTATTGGAAATCTCGGTTTTGATGGCTCAATATCCCTCCAAGGCCATCGCCCAGCTTTCCTATGAGTATCGAACATTGGGACTGGGTTATGCCAATATCGGAACAGTGCTGATGATCTCCGGGATTCCTTATGACTCCAAAGAAGGTTTGGCGATTACCGGTGCTGTCACTGCCATCATGACAGGGACTGCTTACACCACTTCAGCGGAAATGGCCAAGGAGTTGGGGCCTTTTAAAGGTTACAAAACAAATCGGGAGCACATGTTGCGGGTAATTAGAAACCATCGCCGAGCTGCGTACAATGTTCCTGATGAAGAGTACGAAGGTTTGACAATTACCCCGATGGGGATTCATCCCACCCAGTGTCCGCCGGATTTGCTGAAAGCCGCTCGGTTGAGCTGGGATGAGGCATTGACATTGGGAGAGAAATACGGATACCGCAACGCACAGACTACTCTCCTGGCACCTACGGGAACCATTGGACTGCTGATGGATTGTGATACTACCGGAGTCGAACCGGATTTTGCTTTGGTCAAATTTAAAAAGCTGGCAGGTGGCGGATATTTCAAGATTGCCAACCAGTCGATCCGTCCAGCATTGAAGAATTTGGGTTACGCCCCGAGGGATATCGAGGAGATCCTCTCTTATGTGACGGGAACTCTCACATTGGAAGATGCCCCCCATATTAACCGGAAAACCCTGAAAGAAAAAAGGTTTACGGATGAAGATCTCCGCAAAGTGGAGGAGGCGTTGCCGACTGTTTTTGAGCTTCCCTTCGCCTTTAACAGTTGGACTTTGGGAGAAGAATGCATGAAACGTCTCGGAATCGAACCGGAAGAATACACGGCTCCGGATTTCAATTTGCTCCAAACCCTCGGATTTACCAAGACACAGATTTCCGAGGCCAATGAGATCATCTGTGGGCGGATGACCACAGAGGGAGCACCACATCTGAAAAAAGAGCATTATCCGGTATTTGACACAGCCAATCCTTGCGGGAAAATCGGAAAACGTTACATTCACTATATGGGACATCTGCGGATGATGGCTGCAGCCCAACCTTTTCTCAGTGGTGCGATCTCGAAGACGATTAATATGCCACATGAGTCCACGGTGGAGGATATTCAACATGCTTATCAGCAAGGATGGGAACTGGGATTGAAAGCTGTTGCTCTCTACCGGGATGGTTCAAAGAGTTCACAACCTCTTAATGCCAGAGGGGATGAGCAGGAGGAAGAAGAGTCCCTGCCAACGGCTGAATCTCATTCTGGTGAATCCTTGGCCGCGGTCTCTCAGTTGAAAGAAATGTATGCGAAGGGCCATGTTCCCAGTGTTCGTCGCCGCTTGCCCCGGAAGCGAACGGGTATTACTCAGGAAGCCAGAGTGGCGGGGCAGAAAGTGTTTGTCCGTACCGGGGAATATGAAGATGGTTCTCTGGGTGAGATTTTTATTGATATGCATAAGGCAGGCAGTACCATGAGGGGGATGTTGGACGCTTTTGCCGTTGCTGTTTCATTGGGACTTCAGTATGGGGTACCCTTGGAAAAGTATATTAACTCCATGACGTTTACCCGATTTGAACCGGCGGGAACTGTGACTCATCCCAATATTAAAATGTCTACCTCTGTGATCGACTATGTCTTCCGACTGCTTGGGATGGAATACCTGGGACGGACTGATTTCGTACAAGTCCCTCCTGGACAAGAGGAATTGAGACTCTATGAAAACCGTGAGCGGTATAGTGCTTCCCATGAGTCGGAATCTCAAGCGCTTCAGGGTGCCACCTCGGAAGTGAATCAAGGCTTTCAAGAGGTGACGGGCAGTACCGATACCTCCCGGGATAATCTTGAGGCTATTCGTGCCAGCAGCGGTGCTCCCATTTGCGTGGAGTGCGGGGGAATGACCAAACGTAACGGGTCCTGTTATGTCTGTATGGATTGTGGTGCCACCACAGGTTGTTCCTGA
- a CDS encoding GDSL-type esterase/lipase family protein, whose protein sequence is MKPTYLYTALGDSITEGYSATGKKGYVDRLTHRLTASGYNTCTCNVAYKGMTSRYLYNQLRYSRTIQIRIRDSSLVTLCIGGNDLLSAFFRQFLWRDPLAISQALSNYRYWLKKICEWIQSQTVAALFILNLYNPFPHSPLAVTGVKGINGIISYVSQTSRIPVIDLYHLFLGSEYKYIHGYHTGLLSDIRLFNNPVHPNDQGHQQIARLLFAKIRGIKN, encoded by the coding sequence ATGAAGCCGACTTACCTTTATACCGCTCTAGGCGATTCCATCACCGAAGGTTATTCTGCCACGGGAAAGAAAGGCTATGTCGACAGACTGACCCACCGACTGACTGCCAGTGGATACAATACCTGTACTTGCAATGTCGCCTATAAGGGAATGACCAGTCGGTACTTGTACAATCAACTTCGTTATTCCCGTACGATACAGATCCGTATCCGTGATTCCAGCTTGGTTACGTTGTGCATCGGTGGCAATGATCTCCTGTCCGCTTTTTTTCGGCAATTTTTATGGAGAGACCCTTTGGCAATTTCCCAAGCACTTTCTAACTATCGCTATTGGCTGAAAAAAATCTGTGAATGGATCCAAAGCCAAACGGTTGCAGCTTTGTTCATTCTTAATCTGTATAACCCTTTTCCCCACTCACCTTTGGCTGTCACTGGGGTCAAGGGAATCAACGGAATAATCTCTTATGTCTCTCAAACCAGCCGGATACCTGTCATCGATCTGTACCATCTGTTTCTTGGCTCCGAATACAAGTATATCCATGGATATCATACCGGACTCCTATCCGATATCCGCCTGTTTAATAATCCCGTCCACCCCAATGATCAAGGCCATCAGCAGATAGCAAGGCTGTTGTTCGCCAAAATCAGGGGCATAAAAAATTAA
- the dat gene encoding D-amino-acid transaminase — MTILFNHQLIDRSQARIDIEDRGYQFGDGVYEVIRVYEGKTFCLPEHVERLQRSAREIGLKLPYDGQRLEELLLQLLHANRIHNGTIYLQASRGVAPRSHPFPKKPQAVIVAYTNEAERPYASLNNGIGAVITEDIRWLRCDIKSLNLLGAVLAKQYAAENGCEEAILHRDGRVTEGSSTNVFRVKDGTLYTHPANHLILHGINRAVTLELAQELQIPVKEESFTTDALFQSDEIFVTSTTMEISPVITVNGRKVGDGKPGKVTRQLQQAFEKRI; from the coding sequence ATGACCATTTTGTTTAACCACCAACTGATTGACCGGAGTCAGGCCCGGATCGATATTGAAGACCGGGGCTACCAATTCGGTGATGGAGTTTACGAAGTTATCCGGGTTTACGAAGGAAAAACCTTTTGTTTACCGGAACATGTGGAACGCTTGCAACGAAGCGCCCGGGAAATCGGGCTCAAACTTCCCTATGATGGACAGCGACTGGAAGAGCTTTTACTCCAGTTGCTTCATGCCAACCGTATCCATAACGGTACCATTTACCTGCAAGCCAGTCGCGGTGTTGCCCCCCGCTCCCACCCTTTTCCCAAAAAACCGCAAGCCGTCATAGTCGCTTATACCAATGAAGCAGAGCGCCCCTACGCTTCATTGAATAACGGGATCGGAGCCGTAATCACCGAGGATATTCGTTGGCTGCGCTGTGACATCAAAAGCCTGAACTTGTTGGGTGCTGTCCTGGCCAAGCAATATGCCGCAGAAAACGGTTGTGAGGAAGCCATTCTCCATCGGGACGGACGGGTTACGGAAGGCAGTTCCACCAATGTGTTCCGCGTAAAAGACGGAACCTTATACACCCACCCTGCCAACCACCTGATCCTTCACGGCATCAACCGCGCTGTCACATTGGAATTGGCTCAGGAGCTTCAAATCCCGGTCAAGGAAGAAAGCTTTACCACCGATGCCCTTTTCCAATCGGATGAGATTTTTGTTACAAGCACCACCATGGAAATCAGCCCGGTAATCACTGTCAATGGCAGAAAAGTGGGAGACGGAAAACCGGGAAAAGTGACCCGTCAACTGCAACAAGCCTTTGAAAAACGAATTTAA
- a CDS encoding metallophosphoesterase — MSIYAMGDLHLSFNKPVGLYDISPEDDVEKPMDIFGWERHYEQIRDRWLEVVKPEDTVLIPGDISWALKMEQARFDFGWIEQLPGKKVMSPGNHCYYAQSKKKVREMLPPGMEWIDADYTVVEGVVVAGTRGWNLPGDYHWEEEKDRKIYDRQAGRLQMALEAAAKAHPDKERIVMLHFPPATKRISSSTFLDVMKAFDVRLCVYGHLHGRAHRDALVGEVEGVHLQLVACDYINFKPVPLVWEHHSKK; from the coding sequence TTGAGTATCTATGCGATGGGTGATCTTCATCTATCTTTTAATAAACCTGTGGGACTCTATGACATTTCCCCGGAAGACGATGTGGAAAAACCGATGGATATATTCGGCTGGGAAAGGCATTATGAACAAATCCGGGACCGTTGGTTGGAAGTGGTGAAGCCGGAGGATACCGTGCTGATTCCTGGAGACATCAGTTGGGCACTGAAGATGGAACAAGCCCGCTTTGATTTTGGCTGGATTGAACAGCTTCCCGGAAAAAAAGTAATGTCTCCCGGAAATCACTGTTACTATGCCCAAAGTAAAAAGAAGGTCCGTGAAATGCTTCCTCCGGGAATGGAGTGGATTGATGCTGATTACACGGTGGTGGAAGGGGTGGTGGTTGCCGGGACAAGGGGCTGGAACTTACCCGGAGATTATCATTGGGAAGAGGAAAAAGATCGCAAGATCTATGACCGTCAGGCCGGCCGTCTGCAAATGGCTTTGGAGGCTGCCGCAAAGGCACATCCGGATAAGGAGAGAATCGTCATGCTTCACTTCCCTCCTGCTACCAAACGAATATCTTCCTCAACCTTTTTGGATGTGATGAAGGCATTTGATGTACGATTGTGTGTGTACGGTCATCTTCACGGTCGGGCTCATCGTGATGCATTAGTGGGGGAGGTGGAGGGTGTCCATCTTCAACTGGTTGCCTGTGATTATATCAATTTCAAACCAGTGCCGTTGGTATGGGAACATCATTCAAAAAAGTAG
- a CDS encoding glutamate-5-semialdehyde dehydrogenase — MSVEQKARVAREAAKKLLLSGEEEKNIALRSMAEALEKERDSILKENEKDLQAGKETGLTSALLDRLQLTKSRLEGMIKGLHQLCRLPDPVGEVLESHTREDGLRIEKVRVPLGVIGMIYEARPNVTVDATGLALKAGNAILLRGSSSAFHSNQALVKIMKDALERTAMPSDSIQWVSDPDRKSVGKLLRLHDWIDVIIPRGGAGLIQRVVAESTIPVLETGVGNCHILVDRTADPEKAKRIVINAKMDRPAVCNAAETLLVHKEWASSYLADLCQSLSGLGVEIRGCKRTEELFPRAASAGIADWEAEFLDQILAVKVVDSLEEGLDHIEQYGTRHSEAIITENESSVWLFMQQVDAAAVYHNASTRFTDGSQFGYGAEMGISTQKLHARGPMGLKELTSYQYRIYGEGHIRE, encoded by the coding sequence ATGAGTGTGGAACAGAAAGCACGAGTCGCCCGGGAGGCCGCTAAAAAATTGTTGTTGTCCGGTGAAGAGGAGAAGAATATCGCTTTACGATCCATGGCGGAGGCATTGGAGAAAGAGCGTGATTCCATTTTGAAGGAAAATGAAAAAGACCTTCAGGCAGGGAAAGAGACGGGGTTAACATCTGCTTTACTGGATCGACTTCAGTTGACGAAAAGCCGTCTGGAGGGGATGATAAAAGGACTGCACCAGCTTTGCCGGTTACCGGATCCAGTGGGAGAAGTGTTGGAGTCTCATACCCGAGAAGACGGTCTTCGCATTGAAAAAGTCCGGGTTCCTCTAGGGGTTATCGGTATGATCTATGAAGCCAGACCCAATGTTACGGTGGATGCCACCGGCCTGGCTTTAAAAGCGGGAAATGCGATTCTTCTTCGTGGAAGTTCTTCTGCTTTTCACTCCAATCAGGCATTGGTAAAAATCATGAAAGACGCTCTGGAAAGGACCGCTATGCCTTCCGATTCCATTCAATGGGTTAGTGATCCGGATCGAAAAAGTGTTGGAAAGTTGTTGCGCCTCCATGACTGGATTGATGTCATCATTCCCCGTGGAGGGGCAGGATTGATCCAAAGAGTGGTAGCTGAATCTACGATTCCGGTTTTGGAAACGGGAGTCGGTAATTGCCACATCCTGGTGGATCGCACAGCAGATCCGGAGAAAGCGAAACGTATCGTGATCAATGCCAAGATGGATCGCCCGGCGGTCTGTAATGCTGCCGAAACGTTATTGGTTCATAAAGAGTGGGCCTCCTCTTATCTGGCAGACTTGTGCCAAAGCTTGTCCGGGCTGGGTGTGGAGATCAGGGGATGTAAGCGTACCGAAGAACTCTTTCCCAGGGCGGCTTCCGCAGGGATCGCGGACTGGGAGGCGGAGTTTTTGGATCAAATCCTGGCTGTTAAAGTAGTGGATAGTTTGGAAGAAGGCTTGGACCATATTGAACAATACGGAACCCGTCATTCCGAAGCGATTATTACGGAAAATGAATCCTCTGTCTGGTTGTTTATGCAACAAGTAGATGCTGCTGCTGTTTATCACAATGCTTCTACTCGTTTTACTGACGGTTCCCAATTTGGTTACGGTGCAGAGATGGGAATCAGTACCCAAAAGCTTCATGCACGGGGACCGATGGGTTTAAAGGAACTTACTTCTTATCAGTATCGCATATATGGGGAAGGGCATATCCGGGAGTAA